Proteins encoded within one genomic window of Dyadobacter chenhuakuii:
- the tsf gene encoding translation elongation factor Ts, which yields MAITAQDVNKLRQMTGAGMMDCKKALQEADGDFDKAVDILRKQGQKVAAKRADNAVSEGTVVVQISADGTNGKLIAFACETEPVSNVEDFKNLAQSILDKAVADNIADKDALLSATLPDGRPVSEHIVDLVGKLGEKLEITAYENVTADKVVPYIHSNGKLGVLVAFEGVNGTDVSELGKDVAMQIAAMKPIALDKDEVDSATVEREIEVGKEQARAEGKPEAMLEKIAQGKLQKFYKDNTLLNQEFVKDSSLTIRQLLEKTAKGLTVKSFKRVSIGA from the coding sequence ATGGCAATTACCGCACAAGATGTAAACAAACTCCGCCAAATGACCGGCGCGGGCATGATGGATTGTAAAAAAGCACTTCAGGAAGCTGATGGCGATTTTGACAAAGCCGTTGATATTCTTCGTAAGCAAGGACAAAAAGTGGCAGCTAAACGTGCTGACAACGCAGTTTCAGAAGGAACAGTGGTTGTACAGATCAGCGCTGACGGAACAAATGGTAAATTGATCGCATTTGCTTGCGAAACTGAGCCCGTTTCTAATGTTGAAGATTTCAAAAATCTTGCACAAAGCATTTTGGACAAAGCCGTAGCAGATAACATTGCTGACAAAGACGCTTTGCTTTCTGCTACATTGCCTGACGGCCGTCCGGTTAGCGAGCACATCGTGGATCTGGTAGGTAAATTGGGAGAGAAACTTGAAATCACTGCTTACGAAAATGTAACAGCTGACAAAGTTGTTCCTTATATTCACTCCAACGGCAAATTGGGCGTTCTGGTAGCGTTCGAAGGCGTAAATGGAACAGATGTAAGCGAGCTTGGTAAAGACGTTGCGATGCAGATCGCTGCTATGAAGCCTATCGCTTTGGATAAAGACGAAGTGGATTCTGCAACTGTTGAGCGTGAAATCGAAGTAGGTAAAGAACAAGCAAGAGCAGAAGGTAAGCCAGAAGCAATGCTTGAGAAAATTGCACAAGGAAAATTGCAGAAGTTCTACAAAGACAACACATTGTTGAATCAGGAATTCGTAAAGGATTCTTCGTTAACAATTCGTCAGTTATTAGAAAAAACTGCTAAGGGCTTAACGGTAAAATCTTTCAAAAGAGTGTCAATCGGCGCTTAG